Proteins encoded together in one Sulfitobacter pontiacus window:
- a CDS encoding NUDIX domain-containing protein has protein sequence MTDLFLYGSLRHVPLLEIVMGRAADRLDISPDRLPDHIALSVVEGPFPCIVPAPGQSTEGVLLRGLGQNDLDRLNFYEGSFAYDLQEITLESGAKALGYFARPDQWTTRDPWSLTQWQADWGALSCFAAREVMDYFGVYTADRVAQMFPMIRSRAAAQVNALRSKHGAGTLDGKVRIDRIDRAYTNYFALNEYHLAHERFDGTMTDVLERAVFVATDAALVLPYDPVRDRVMLVEQLRMGPVARGDRAQWQLEPIAGRVDPGESPEDAAHREAQEEAGLTLRKLEKIAEVYASPGDSTEFFYIYLGLADLPDDSTGVNGLEAENEDIRSHLIGFDALMTMVDQLEAANAPLVIAAYWLARHRERLRLEAPAATPDVT, from the coding sequence ATGACAGATCTTTTCCTCTATGGGTCGTTGCGCCATGTGCCGCTTCTTGAAATCGTGATGGGGCGCGCGGCGGACCGGCTTGACATCTCGCCGGACCGTTTGCCGGATCACATCGCCTTGTCCGTGGTCGAGGGGCCGTTCCCCTGCATCGTGCCAGCGCCGGGCCAATCCACCGAAGGGGTGTTGCTGCGCGGGCTGGGGCAGAACGATCTGGACCGGTTGAATTTCTACGAGGGCAGCTTTGCCTACGACCTGCAAGAAATCACGTTGGAAAGCGGCGCAAAGGCTTTGGGCTATTTCGCGCGGCCCGATCAATGGACAACACGTGACCCGTGGTCGCTGACGCAGTGGCAGGCAGATTGGGGTGCGCTTAGCTGCTTTGCCGCGCGCGAGGTGATGGATTATTTCGGCGTCTACACCGCCGACCGCGTGGCGCAGATGTTCCCGATGATCCGGTCGCGGGCAGCGGCGCAGGTGAATGCGCTTCGGTCGAAACACGGGGCAGGGACGCTGGACGGCAAGGTCCGGATCGACCGGATTGACCGCGCCTATACCAATTATTTCGCGCTGAACGAATATCACCTCGCGCACGAGCGTTTCGACGGCACGATGACCGATGTGCTGGAGCGTGCGGTCTTCGTCGCGACCGATGCCGCCTTGGTGCTGCCCTATGATCCGGTGCGGGATCGGGTGATGCTGGTAGAGCAGCTGCGCATGGGGCCGGTGGCGCGGGGGGATCGCGCGCAGTGGCAGCTTGAACCCATCGCGGGCCGTGTTGATCCGGGCGAAAGCCCCGAAGACGCCGCGCACCGCGAAGCGCAGGAAGAAGCGGGTCTGACCCTGCGCAAGCTTGAAAAAATCGCGGAAGTCTATGCCTCTCCGGGGGATTCTACGGAATTTTTCTATATCTATCTGGGCCTTGCCGATTTGCCCGATGATAGCACCGGCGTGAACGGGCTTGAGGCCGAAAACGAGGATATCCGGTCCCATCTCATCGGCTTTGATGCGCTGATGACGATGGTAGACCAGCTTGAAGCTGCCAATGCGCCGCTGGTGATTGCCGCTTACTGGCTTGCGCGGCATCGGGAACGCTTGAGGTTGGAAGCGCCCGCCGCTACACCGGATGTAACTTGA
- a CDS encoding cyclopropane-fatty-acyl-phospholipid synthase family protein: MILTSTEGQTALPRYFSRVFAMAQEMQNGQVDFVLPDGRCFRATGKNPLPIAEIRIHNNDLFARLIREGDLGFSDAYLDEWWSTPDLQAFMDVAHANEDIYDSFPGMGLIRKFESLRFWLQRNSKKQARKNISYHYDLGNDFYKLWLDDTMTYSSALFEDGFQQSLEAAQTAKYASMVDQMGVSAGDHVLEIGCGWGGFAEYAAKERGLKVTCLTISKEQFNYAKERIENAGLADVVQFKLQDYRDERGTYDGIASIEMFEAVGEQYWPSYFNTLHACLKPGCQATLQIITVPDRRWKVYKRGVDFIQKYIFPGGMLPSPTVLKQQVENAGLAVEKSIEFGKSYDVTLRRWHTTFNEKWEEIARMGFDERFKRMWDFYLTSCASTFDSGNCDVTQITVKRPA, from the coding sequence ATGATTTTGACCAGCACCGAGGGGCAGACTGCCCTTCCACGATATTTCTCGCGTGTTTTTGCGATGGCGCAGGAAATGCAAAACGGGCAGGTCGACTTTGTTTTGCCCGACGGGCGGTGCTTTCGCGCAACCGGAAAGAACCCGTTGCCCATTGCGGAAATTCGTATCCATAACAATGACTTGTTTGCGCGTCTTATCAGGGAGGGTGATCTTGGTTTCAGCGATGCCTACCTTGACGAATGGTGGAGCACACCGGACCTGCAGGCCTTTATGGACGTGGCCCATGCGAATGAGGATATCTACGATTCATTCCCCGGCATGGGGTTGATCCGCAAATTTGAATCCCTGCGCTTCTGGTTGCAGCGCAACAGCAAGAAGCAAGCGCGTAAGAACATCAGCTATCACTATGATTTGGGGAATGATTTCTACAAATTGTGGCTTGATGACACGATGACCTATTCAAGCGCGCTTTTCGAGGACGGCTTTCAACAATCGCTAGAGGCGGCGCAGACTGCGAAATATGCCTCTATGGTGGATCAAATGGGGGTCTCGGCTGGGGACCATGTGCTGGAAATCGGCTGCGGCTGGGGCGGTTTCGCTGAATATGCAGCGAAGGAACGCGGGCTCAAGGTCACCTGCCTCACGATCAGCAAAGAGCAGTTTAACTACGCCAAAGAACGTATTGAAAACGCGGGCTTGGCCGATGTTGTTCAGTTCAAGCTTCAAGATTACCGTGACGAGCGTGGCACCTACGATGGTATTGCCAGCATCGAGATGTTCGAAGCCGTTGGGGAGCAGTACTGGCCGTCTTATTTCAATACGTTGCACGCCTGTCTTAAACCTGGATGTCAAGCAACCTTGCAGATCATCACCGTGCCGGATCGTCGCTGGAAGGTTTACAAGCGAGGCGTTGATTTCATTCAGAAATATATCTTCCCAGGGGGGATGCTGCCAAGCCCCACGGTGTTGAAGCAACAGGTTGAGAATGCCGGACTAGCCGTTGAAAAGTCTATCGAATTCGGGAAAAGTTACGACGTCACGCTGCGCCGCTGGCATACGACCTTCAATGAGAAGTGGGAAGAGATCGCGCGCATGGGCTTTGACGAACGCTTCAAGCGGATGTGGGATTTCTACCTCACCTCTTGCGCGTCTACCTTTGACAGCGGCAATTGCGATGTGACACAGATTACCGTGAAGCGTCCGGCCTGA
- a CDS encoding FadR/GntR family transcriptional regulator: protein MNSTPETASDLSSHIAANIRDAIIKGVLIVDERLPSEAELSAQFNVSRATVREALKRLAAQSLIRTQRGATGGAFVNRISFEAAQAQQITTSTLLLSMNDVSFETACEARFALERACAPLSAARRQDHHLDAMQNALAAQSAPDLSDAGFCAADVAFHRALVDGACNPVLSYQLAGAVEAMQPLMNMITFTAWSRDAIVARHRDIATAIAARDAGAAAQGLTLLEEETQALARTVFARRSKQIDAAR, encoded by the coding sequence ATGAATTCCACGCCAGAAACCGCCTCTGATCTGTCCAGCCATATTGCCGCGAACATCCGTGATGCCATCATCAAGGGCGTGCTGATCGTGGACGAACGCCTCCCCTCCGAGGCGGAGCTGTCGGCGCAGTTCAACGTCTCGCGCGCGACGGTGCGCGAGGCACTCAAGCGGTTGGCGGCACAATCTTTGATCCGCACGCAACGGGGGGCAACGGGCGGCGCTTTCGTCAATCGCATCAGCTTTGAAGCCGCCCAAGCGCAGCAGATCACCACCTCTACCCTGCTTTTGTCGATGAACGACGTAAGCTTCGAGACCGCCTGCGAGGCCCGCTTCGCGCTAGAGCGCGCCTGCGCGCCCCTGTCGGCGGCACGCAGGCAGGATCATCATTTGGACGCGATGCAAAACGCGCTTGCCGCGCAATCCGCCCCCGATCTGTCGGACGCGGGCTTTTGCGCGGCGGATGTCGCGTTTCACCGCGCGCTGGTCGATGGCGCGTGCAATCCGGTGCTGTCCTATCAACTCGCCGGTGCGGTCGAAGCGATGCAACCGCTGATGAACATGATCACCTTCACCGCATGGTCCCGCGACGCCATCGTCGCGCGCCATCGTGACATCGCCACCGCCATCGCCGCCCGCGACGCCGGTGCCGCCGCCCAAGGGCTGACCCTGCTTGAGGAAGAGACCCAGGCCCTCGCCCGCACCGTCTTTGCCCGCCGCAGCAAACAGATTGACGCGGCCCGATAG
- a CDS encoding deoxyribodipyrimidine photo-lyase → MSDKSPILLWYRRDLRLSDHPALSAAANAGRPVIPVFIKDKSVDALGAAPKWRLGLGIGALADSLEGVSSRLILREGDALEVLQALIKETGAGAVYWSRLYDPDSVQRDSKIKETLCNDGIEAKSFGGHVMFEPWTVETKAGDCYKVYTPFWNNVKTRDVEPPLSAPSDLPAPESWPDSDALDGWGLGAAMDRGADVVRRFVCLGEKAAQSRLGAFMAHGVADYKQTRDIPGTDGTSNLSENLSLGEISPHQCWHAAQRALHDGKQGAETFLKELVWREFAYHLMHHTPRMLTDNWREEWDAFPWNEDERRAEVKAWKQGRTGEPFVDAAMRELYVTGRMHNRGRMIVASYLTKHLMCHWRIGQKWFEHCLIDWDPASNAMGWQWAAGSGPDASPYFRVFNPETQLDKFDKNRDYASRWIAEGRANPHKDALAFFDAIPRSWPLSADDDYPEKIIALDEGRERALEAYKGRNF, encoded by the coding sequence ATGTCCGATAAAAGTCCCATCCTTCTTTGGTATCGCCGCGATCTGCGGCTTAGCGATCATCCGGCCCTATCTGCCGCTGCAAACGCGGGGCGGCCCGTGATACCCGTCTTTATCAAGGACAAGAGTGTCGACGCCCTTGGCGCGGCACCGAAATGGCGTCTGGGTTTGGGGATCGGGGCGCTGGCGGACAGTCTTGAGGGGGTGTCGAGCAGGCTGATCTTGCGTGAAGGCGATGCGCTTGAGGTATTACAGGCTCTGATCAAGGAGACGGGCGCGGGTGCCGTCTATTGGTCGCGGCTTTATGATCCGGACAGCGTGCAGCGCGACAGCAAGATCAAAGAGACCCTGTGCAACGACGGGATAGAGGCGAAATCCTTTGGGGGGCACGTTATGTTCGAACCCTGGACGGTCGAGACCAAGGCGGGCGACTGCTATAAGGTCTATACGCCGTTCTGGAACAACGTCAAAACCCGCGATGTTGAACCGCCGCTGTCCGCGCCTTCAGACCTGCCCGCGCCGGAAAGCTGGCCCGACAGTGATGCGCTGGACGGGTGGGGCTTGGGGGCTGCGATGGACCGTGGTGCCGATGTGGTACGCCGGTTTGTCTGTCTGGGTGAAAAAGCCGCGCAGTCGCGGCTGGGGGCCTTCATGGCGCATGGGGTGGCCGACTATAAGCAGACCCGTGACATTCCCGGCACCGATGGCACGTCGAACCTTTCCGAGAACCTGTCGCTGGGTGAGATTAGTCCGCATCAATGCTGGCACGCTGCACAGCGCGCGCTGCACGACGGCAAACAGGGGGCGGAGACCTTTCTGAAAGAGCTGGTGTGGCGCGAGTTTGCCTATCACCTGATGCATCACACGCCACGGATGCTGACCGATAACTGGCGCGAGGAATGGGATGCCTTCCCCTGGAACGAGGATGAACGCCGTGCCGAGGTGAAAGCCTGGAAACAGGGGCGCACGGGCGAACCCTTTGTCGATGCCGCCATGCGCGAGCTCTATGTCACCGGCCGCATGCATAACCGGGGCCGCATGATCGTCGCGAGCTATCTGACGAAACATTTGATGTGTCACTGGCGCATCGGGCAAAAGTGGTTTGAACATTGCCTAATCGACTGGGACCCCGCGAGCAATGCGATGGGGTGGCAATGGGCGGCGGGGTCGGGGCCGGACGCGTCCCCGTATTTCCGCGTGTTCAACCCCGAGACACAGCTGGATAAATTTGATAAGAATAGAGACTACGCCAGTCGCTGGATCGCCGAAGGGCGTGCCAATCCGCATAAGGACGCGCTTGCATTCTTTGATGCGATCCCGCGCAGTTGGCCCCTGTCGGCGGATGATGACTATCCCGAAAAGATCATCGCGCTGGACGAAGGGCGCGAACGAGCCCTTGAAGCCTATAAGGGGCGAAACTTTTAA
- a CDS encoding cysteine synthase A, which produces MHVASDLAQAIGNTPLIRLRKASEETGCEIYGKAEFMNPGQSVKDRAALFIIQDAIAKGTLKPGGTIVEGTAGNTGIGLALVGASMGFKTVIVIPETQSQEKKDMLRLAGAELVQVPAAPYRNPNNFVRYSERLANELARTTNEGVIWANQFDNVANRQAHIETTGPEIWEQTGGKVDGFCCAVGSGGTLAGIGMALQPKGVKIAIADPDGAALHNYYTKGELVAEGGSIAEGIGQVRITKNLEGFTPDFSYNVSDAEALPYVFDLLQHEGLCLGASSGVNVAGAVRLAKDMGPGHTIVTILCDFGTRYQSKLFNPDFLREKDLPVPAWLDRAPQSIPGVFEDQ; this is translated from the coding sequence ATGCACGTCGCATCTGATCTGGCGCAGGCCATTGGCAACACCCCTCTTATTCGTCTGCGCAAGGCGAGCGAGGAAACCGGCTGCGAGATATACGGCAAGGCAGAATTCATGAACCCCGGCCAGTCGGTCAAGGACCGTGCTGCGCTGTTCATCATTCAGGATGCCATCGCGAAGGGCACGCTGAAACCCGGCGGCACGATTGTCGAAGGCACGGCAGGCAACACCGGTATCGGGTTGGCACTGGTCGGCGCATCGATGGGGTTCAAAACCGTGATCGTCATTCCTGAAACGCAAAGTCAGGAAAAGAAAGACATGCTGCGCCTTGCCGGGGCCGAGCTGGTGCAGGTGCCCGCGGCACCCTACCGCAACCCCAACAACTTTGTGCGCTACTCGGAACGGCTCGCGAATGAACTGGCGCGCACCACGAATGAAGGTGTGATCTGGGCCAACCAGTTCGACAACGTCGCCAACCGTCAGGCGCATATCGAAACCACCGGCCCCGAGATTTGGGAGCAGACCGGCGGCAAGGTTGACGGGTTCTGCTGTGCGGTAGGATCCGGCGGCACGCTGGCCGGGATCGGCATGGCGTTGCAGCCCAAAGGCGTGAAAATCGCGATTGCCGACCCGGACGGGGCCGCGCTGCATAACTATTACACCAAGGGCGAACTGGTCGCCGAAGGCGGATCAATCGCAGAAGGTATCGGTCAGGTCCGCATCACCAAGAACCTCGAAGGGTTCACGCCCGATTTCAGCTACAACGTCTCGGACGCAGAGGCGCTGCCCTATGTCTTTGACCTGCTGCAACACGAAGGGCTTTGCCTTGGGGCGTCGTCGGGTGTGAACGTCGCCGGTGCGGTGCGTCTGGCCAAGGATATGGGGCCGGGGCATACCATCGTGACGATCCTGTGCGACTTTGGCACGCGCTATCAGTCGAAACTGTTCAACCCCGACTTCCTGCGCGAAAAAGATCTGCCCGTGCCCGCTTGGCTGGACCGCGCCCCACAATCCATTCCTGGCGTCTTCGAAGACCAATGA
- the acuI gene encoding acryloyl-CoA reductase has product MFDALMVNKDEDTGKTHAEVTQIDLDRLPEGDVTVAVEYSTVNYKDGLCIGPGGGLVRKYPHIPGIDFAGTVEASDDDRYKPGDKVVLTGWRVGEAHWGGYAQKARVKADWLVPLPEGLDTRQAMAVGTAGFTAMLSVMALEDHGLVPGNGPVLVTGAAGGVGSVAVAILAALGHEVAGVTGRPDTADYLKSLGATQIVAREELNETVKRPLESETWAGCIDAVGGEMLARVLGQMKYGGSVAAVGLAGGAGLPATVIPFLLRGVNLLGIDSVMQPYDNRLRAWQRIGKDLPLSKLEDMVVPATLSDLPKLGADILNGQVRGRVVVDVNG; this is encoded by the coding sequence ATGTTTGATGCGTTGATGGTGAATAAGGATGAGGACACCGGCAAGACCCATGCCGAGGTCACCCAGATCGACCTTGACCGTTTGCCCGAGGGGGATGTGACCGTTGCTGTCGAATATTCGACCGTGAACTACAAGGACGGGCTGTGCATCGGGCCGGGCGGCGGCTTGGTGCGCAAGTATCCCCATATTCCCGGTATCGATTTCGCAGGCACCGTGGAGGCATCGGACGATGATCGCTACAAACCCGGTGACAAGGTCGTGCTGACCGGCTGGCGTGTGGGCGAGGCCCATTGGGGCGGTTATGCGCAAAAGGCGCGTGTGAAGGCAGACTGGCTGGTGCCGCTGCCCGAGGGGCTGGATACCCGCCAAGCCATGGCCGTGGGCACGGCGGGCTTTACCGCGATGCTGTCTGTCATGGCGCTGGAGGATCACGGGCTGGTGCCAGGCAACGGGCCTGTACTGGTGACGGGTGCCGCCGGTGGCGTGGGGTCGGTCGCGGTCGCCATCCTTGCTGCATTGGGTCACGAGGTCGCCGGTGTGACGGGCCGCCCGGATACGGCGGATTATCTAAAATCGCTCGGTGCCACGCAGATCGTCGCACGGGAAGAGTTGAATGAAACCGTTAAACGTCCGCTGGAATCCGAAACCTGGGCCGGTTGCATTGATGCCGTGGGCGGCGAGATGCTGGCGCGGGTCTTGGGGCAGATGAAATACGGCGGTTCGGTCGCAGCTGTCGGGCTCGCGGGTGGGGCAGGGTTGCCGGCCACGGTGATCCCCTTCCTGCTGCGCGGTGTGAACCTGCTGGGGATCGATTCCGTCATGCAACCCTATGACAACCGTCTGCGCGCATGGCAACGGATCGGGAAAGACCTGCCACTGTCCAAGCTTGAGGATATGGTCGTGCCTGCAACGCTGAGCGATCTGCCCAAGCTGGGGGCAGACATCCTGAACGGTCAGGTGCGGGGCCGTGTTGTGGTTGATGTGAACGGCTAA
- a CDS encoding TrgA family protein: protein MPTAARLTAAFCLALMGFALSRMIMPLMPESTQFGYFIPTNIALGLAVGWRVMGARAGGGVSEGITIGLTGAVVLVFWGLFIQAGREMIENAMMHRYGGVGEALVGMIGIGAEYFLIMATVPIIAVVLIGGAVSGVITNLIDSKFP, encoded by the coding sequence ATGCCGACCGCTGCCCGCCTGACAGCCGCTTTCTGCCTGGCGCTGATGGGCTTTGCCCTTTCGCGCATGATCATGCCCCTGATGCCTGAATCCACCCAGTTCGGGTATTTCATTCCCACCAATATTGCCCTCGGGCTCGCGGTCGGGTGGCGAGTCATGGGGGCCCGTGCGGGCGGTGGCGTTTCCGAAGGGATCACCATCGGGCTGACCGGTGCCGTGGTTCTGGTGTTCTGGGGGCTGTTCATCCAGGCAGGCCGCGAGATGATCGAGAATGCGATGATGCACCGCTATGGCGGTGTCGGAGAGGCGCTGGTGGGCATGATCGGTATCGGTGCCGAATACTTCCTGATCATGGCGACGGTGCCGATCATCGCGGTCGTGTTGATTGGCGGTGCCGTCAGTGGCGTGATCACAAACCTTATCGACAGCAAGTTCCCTTGA